In Haloarcula halophila, a single window of DNA contains:
- a CDS encoding sulfite exporter TauE/SafE family protein, translated as MGPLTAGLTAGETVGIAAFAGLGLVGSVHCLGMCGPLVTTYAERLDDGGPVSTHELRQQALFNVGRAGSYTAVGVVLGAAGGVLFDVAGLARLGTAVRGVVGVAVGLCILAVGLGYLTRGSAVDLAASIPVVGGLFRRVSTVLVARVDAWVDGPGIVALGAMHGLLPCPLLYPAFLYAFATGSAVTGGLSLAALGLGTIPLVFAYGTAFGSLSPSRRATLHRVLGAVFLVLALVPLSNGLGVFGVSIPNPALPMPWT; from the coding sequence ATGGGGCCACTGACCGCCGGCTTGACCGCGGGCGAGACAGTCGGGATCGCGGCCTTCGCCGGTCTCGGACTGGTCGGGAGCGTCCACTGTCTGGGGATGTGTGGCCCGCTCGTAACCACCTACGCCGAGCGACTGGACGACGGTGGCCCGGTCTCGACGCACGAACTCCGGCAACAGGCCCTCTTCAACGTCGGGCGGGCAGGCAGCTACACGGCTGTCGGTGTGGTCCTGGGTGCCGCGGGCGGCGTCCTCTTCGACGTGGCCGGACTCGCCCGACTCGGGACGGCGGTTCGCGGCGTCGTCGGTGTCGCGGTCGGACTCTGTATCCTCGCCGTCGGGCTGGGCTATCTCACGCGCGGGAGCGCGGTGGATCTCGCGGCGTCGATCCCCGTCGTCGGTGGCCTCTTCCGTCGGGTCTCGACGGTACTTGTGGCGCGTGTCGACGCCTGGGTCGACGGCCCCGGGATCGTCGCGCTCGGTGCGATGCACGGGTTGCTCCCGTGTCCGTTGCTCTACCCGGCGTTTCTCTACGCCTTCGCCACCGGTTCGGCGGTGACCGGCGGGCTCTCGCTTGCGGCGCTTGGACTGGGAACGATCCCGCTGGTGTTCGCCTACGGGACGGCCTTCGGGTCGCTATCCCCCTCACGCAGAGCCACACTCCACCGCGTCCTCGGGGCCGTCTTCCTGGTGCTGGCGCTGGTGCCCCTCTCGAACGGCCTCGGCGTCTTCGGCGTCTCGATCCCGAACCCAGCCCTGCCGATGCCATGGACCTGA
- a CDS encoding halocyanin domain-containing protein: MALNRRQFVQTAAAAGALAGAGTATAQEEPDYGGWFDDVSNFEGTVDSRGQDTVEITVGAEGNNGAYAFDPPAVMVSPGTEVVWSWNGEGGGHNVVSDGDGPLDSGDPVSEAGTTYSHTFESEGIYKYVCTPHEALGMKGAVVVRPGGSGGSGGGDQPTGPPADPDYGGFFEGVSNFDGETTDRTGQDSVEITVGAEGNNGAYAFDPPAVRVSPGTEVVWSWTGEGGGHNVVSDGDGPLDSGDPVSEAGTTYSHTFEETGIYKYVCTPHEALGMKGAVVVGAPPDSGGGGGGGGPSVEVSGPRWLFTGSIMAAFFVPLLYATVSRRRKRQGPPSVTDEDGRAVVEEATETAPTTEIGHDEYDPWGTAALVAFYFVLIAVLWVFMYFVEFLGRVSVIG; the protein is encoded by the coding sequence ATGGCGCTGAACCGGCGCCAGTTCGTTCAGACCGCGGCCGCTGCTGGGGCGCTGGCGGGAGCCGGGACGGCGACAGCACAGGAAGAACCCGACTACGGCGGCTGGTTCGACGACGTCTCGAACTTTGAGGGGACCGTCGACAGCCGCGGGCAGGACACCGTCGAGATCACGGTCGGCGCGGAGGGCAACAACGGCGCGTACGCCTTCGACCCGCCCGCGGTGATGGTCAGTCCAGGCACCGAGGTCGTCTGGTCTTGGAACGGCGAAGGTGGCGGCCACAACGTCGTCTCCGACGGGGACGGGCCGCTAGACTCGGGCGATCCGGTCTCGGAGGCCGGGACGACCTACAGTCACACCTTCGAGAGCGAGGGCATCTACAAGTACGTCTGTACGCCCCACGAGGCCCTGGGGATGAAAGGTGCCGTCGTAGTTCGGCCCGGTGGGTCCGGCGGCTCCGGTGGCGGCGATCAACCGACCGGCCCGCCGGCCGACCCCGACTACGGCGGCTTCTTCGAGGGGGTCTCGAACTTCGACGGCGAAACTACCGACCGAACCGGCCAGGACTCGGTCGAGATCACGGTCGGCGCGGAGGGCAACAACGGCGCGTACGCCTTCGACCCACCCGCAGTCCGGGTCTCGCCCGGGACGGAGGTGGTCTGGAGCTGGACCGGTGAGGGCGGCGGCCACAACGTCGTCTCCGACGGGGACGGGCCGCTGGACTCGGGTGACCCGGTCTCGGAGGCCGGGACGACCTACAGCCACACCTTCGAGGAGACGGGGATCTACAAGTACGTCTGTACGCCCCACGAGGCCCTGGGGATGAAAGGTGCCGTCGTCGTCGGCGCGCCTCCGGACAGCGGCGGAGGCGGCGGTGGCGGCGGCCCGAGCGTCGAAGTGTCGGGGCCGCGGTGGCTCTTTACCGGGTCGATCATGGCGGCGTTTTTCGTACCGTTGCTGTACGCCACTGTATCACGCCGCCGGAAACGACAGGGACCGCCCTCGGTCACCGACGAGGACGGGCGGGCAGTCGTCGAAGAGGCTACAGAGACAGCTCCGACGACGGAGATCGGACACGACGAGTACGACCCCTGGGGGACGGCCGCCCTGGTGGCGTTTTACTTCGTCCTCATCGCCGTCCTGTGGGTGTTCATGTACTTCGTCGAGTTCCTCGGCCGCGTCTCGGTGATCGGGTGA
- a CDS encoding cytochrome c oxidase subunit II, which translates to MQVHNFEKVWLGVALLLIVGFIATIAYGSVGAGISMVDDSGGTISAQAVQSGETGTGFDDPGVVKQSDDHYVVYVVARQFQFSPGSGDNPIRVPADARITFKVTSADVTHGFSITETNINTMVIPGQVAEVSARFDETGTYGLVCHEYCGAAHHTMGGSVEVVAPSNYTAQQSQEVSA; encoded by the coding sequence ATGCAGGTCCACAACTTCGAGAAGGTCTGGCTCGGTGTCGCGCTCCTGTTGATCGTCGGCTTCATCGCCACCATCGCCTACGGTTCGGTCGGCGCTGGCATCTCGATGGTCGACGACAGCGGCGGAACGATCAGCGCACAGGCAGTCCAGAGCGGCGAGACTGGCACCGGCTTCGACGATCCCGGCGTCGTCAAACAGAGCGACGACCACTACGTCGTCTACGTCGTCGCCCGCCAGTTCCAGTTTAGCCCCGGCAGCGGTGACAACCCCATTCGGGTCCCGGCGGACGCCCGGATCACCTTCAAGGTGACCAGCGCGGACGTCACGCACGGGTTCTCGATCACAGAGACGAACATCAACACCATGGTCATCCCAGGACAGGTCGCGGAGGTATCGGCACGGTTCGACGAGACGGGCACGTACGGGCTCGTCTGTCACGAGTACTGTGGGGCCGCCCACCACACGATGGGTGGATCCGTCGAGGTGGTCGCCCCGTCTAACTACACTGCACAGCAGTCCCAGGAGGTGAGCGCCTGA
- a CDS encoding b(o/a)3-type cytochrome-c oxidase subunit 1 — MVYVDEYPKTSKLVRSEFIVAFGALAIGAIFGVIQALHRTGVFRGFVSSADYYTLLTAHGVLLALVFTTFFIAGLFSWAVSNSLERELPHRIAWAAFWVMLVGTVMAAVAIIGGLVGAPSILGHSLQADVLFTFYAPMKAHPAFYLGAALIIVGSWVAGGAYFKSLWEWRSENPDERIPLRTFMVVTTMLMWYISTIGVAVEVVVFLIPWSLGLIQNVDPLLTRTLFWYFGHPVVYFWLMPAYLVWYTVLPKLAGGRLFSDPLARVVFVLFLLLSTPVGFHHQYVDPGIPEGFKFIAMTNTMFLLLPSLLTAFTVVASMEHGARQRGATGYLSWLRNLPWGNPAFAGCALAGLMFAAGGFSGMINAGMNINYLIHNTLWVPGHFHLTVGTAFALTAMAISYWLVPQITGKKLQRRSLAVAQPYVWFIGMTLMSNAMHRAGLAGIPRRTAEPTYDEFAFEGVAGTVGEMRIQIAIGGFLLFVGAALFLIVMAETFLARRGGTLSVNGTLPDPLSGAEHSPRILDNYKLWTAIALVLIVIAYGPPLASMIADGITAPGSPPIPV; from the coding sequence ATGGTTTACGTCGACGAGTACCCGAAAACGTCGAAGCTCGTCCGGAGCGAGTTCATCGTCGCGTTCGGTGCGCTCGCGATCGGCGCGATCTTCGGCGTGATCCAGGCGCTCCACCGGACCGGCGTCTTCCGCGGGTTCGTCAGCTCGGCGGACTACTACACGCTCCTGACGGCCCACGGCGTCCTGCTGGCGCTCGTGTTCACGACGTTCTTCATCGCCGGGCTGTTCAGCTGGGCGGTCTCGAACAGCCTCGAACGGGAACTCCCACACCGCATCGCCTGGGCCGCCTTCTGGGTGATGCTCGTCGGGACAGTCATGGCGGCTGTCGCCATCATCGGCGGGCTCGTCGGCGCGCCCAGTATCCTCGGGCATTCGCTGCAAGCCGACGTGCTGTTCACGTTCTACGCGCCGATGAAGGCACACCCGGCGTTCTACCTGGGGGCGGCACTGATCATCGTCGGTTCCTGGGTCGCCGGCGGGGCCTACTTCAAGTCGCTGTGGGAGTGGCGCTCCGAGAACCCGGACGAGCGCATCCCCCTGCGGACGTTCATGGTCGTGACGACGATGCTGATGTGGTACATCTCCACCATCGGCGTCGCCGTCGAGGTGGTCGTCTTCCTCATCCCGTGGTCGCTGGGGCTCATCCAGAACGTCGACCCACTCCTGACCCGGACGCTGTTCTGGTACTTCGGCCACCCGGTCGTCTACTTCTGGCTCATGCCGGCGTACCTCGTCTGGTACACCGTTCTGCCGAAACTGGCCGGTGGGCGACTGTTCAGTGACCCGCTCGCACGCGTGGTGTTCGTCCTGTTCCTGTTGCTGTCGACGCCGGTGGGCTTCCACCACCAGTACGTCGACCCCGGCATCCCGGAAGGGTTCAAGTTCATCGCGATGACGAACACGATGTTCCTGCTGTTGCCGTCGCTGCTGACCGCCTTTACGGTGGTCGCCTCGATGGAACACGGGGCGCGACAGCGCGGCGCGACGGGGTACCTCTCCTGGCTCCGCAACCTGCCGTGGGGTAATCCCGCCTTCGCCGGCTGTGCGCTCGCGGGCCTGATGTTCGCCGCCGGCGGGTTCTCCGGGATGATCAACGCCGGGATGAACATCAACTACCTCATCCACAACACGCTGTGGGTGCCCGGCCACTTCCACCTGACCGTCGGCACCGCCTTCGCGCTGACGGCGATGGCGATCAGTTACTGGCTGGTCCCCCAGATCACCGGCAAGAAGCTCCAGCGGCGCTCGCTCGCGGTCGCACAGCCGTACGTCTGGTTCATCGGCATGACGCTGATGTCCAACGCGATGCACCGGGCCGGCCTCGCGGGCATCCCGCGCCGGACCGCCGAACCGACCTACGACGAGTTCGCCTTCGAGGGCGTCGCCGGCACGGTCGGCGAGATGCGGATACAGATCGCGATCGGCGGGTTCCTGCTGTTCGTCGGTGCCGCGCTGTTCCTGATCGTGATGGCCGAGACGTTCCTGGCCCGGCGGGGCGGAACCCTCTCGGTCAACGGGACGCTCCCGGACCCGCTGTCCGGAGCCGAACACAGTCCGCGCATCCTCGACAACTACAAGCTCTGGACGGCGATCGCGCTGGTGCTCATCGTCATCGCCTACGGGCCGCCGCTGGCGAGTATGATCGCCGACGGCATCACTGCACCCGGTAGCCCGCCGATCCCGGTCTGA